The following are encoded in a window of Spea bombifrons isolate aSpeBom1 chromosome 2, aSpeBom1.2.pri, whole genome shotgun sequence genomic DNA:
- the TLCD2 gene encoding TLC domain-containing protein 2, which produces MELIDPGVLLTGASFACFRLLNGKLQRLIPAPSSALRNPWKWRNIWTSFIHSLLTGTWALLGFYLQPEMAEDLISTHTRFSHCLIAVSIGYFIHDFVDMLQNQKLHQSWELLFHHTVVITCFGISLLLQRYVGFAVVALLVEINSIFLHLRQILLMANLSKTTFYRLNSLLNLGTYVIFRISTLAWMTRWLVLNRDNIPLLTYTVGSVGMAIMTVMNIVLFCRLLRSDFLKSTRDQQKEKDK; this is translated from the exons ATGGAGCTCATTGATCCCGGAGTGCTTCTTACCGGAGCATCCTTTGCCTGCTTTCGCCTCTTGAACGGGAAGCTTCAGCGCCTGATACCCGCCCCGAGTTCCGCGCTCCGGAATCCCTGGAAATGGAGGAACATCTGGACCTCCTTCATACACAGCCTGCTGACCGGGACCTGGGCGCTGCTTGG GTTTTACCTGCAGCCGGAGATGGCCGAGGACTTGATCTCCACTCACACTCGGTTTTCGCATTGCCTCATCGCTGTGTCTATAG GATACTTTATCCATGATTTTGTGGATATGCTGCAGAACCAAAAGCTGCATCAGTCCTGGGAACTGCTTTTCCATCACACTGTG GTCATCACATGCTTTGGGATTTCTTTGCTCCTCCAGCGCTATGTCGGGTTTGCAGTGGTGGCGTTGTTGGTAGAAATTAACTCGATCTTCCTGCACTTGAGGCAGATTCTACTTATGGCCAACCTCTCAAAGACCACTTTTTATCGGCTGAACAGCCTCCTGAACTTGGGAACCTATGTCATCTTCAGGATTAGTACACTAGCCTGGATGACCAGATGGTTGGTGTTAAACCGAGACAACATCCCCCTTCTTACATACACCGTTGGCAGCGTGGGAATGGCTATCATGACTGTAATGAATATAGTCCTTTTTTGCCGCCTTCTACGTAGTGATTTCCTGAAGTCGACTCGAGATCAGCAGAAAGAGAAGGATAAGTAA